One Staphylococcus simiae genomic region harbors:
- the rimM gene encoding ribosome maturation factor RimM (Essential for efficient processing of 16S rRNA), translating into MKVEVGQIVNTHGIKGELKVKSNSDFTDIRFQPGETLTISHNNQDIDYVIKSHRIHKGLHMLTFEGITNINDIEHLKGDVIYQERDHDDIELGEHEFYYSDIIGCTVFDDQETPIGRVIDIFETGANDVWVVEGAKEYLIPYIADVVKDIDIDNKKIIITPMEGLLD; encoded by the coding sequence ATGAAAGTTGAAGTTGGTCAAATAGTAAATACACATGGAATTAAAGGTGAATTGAAAGTTAAATCCAATTCAGACTTTACAGATATTCGCTTTCAGCCCGGTGAAACTTTAACGATATCACATAACAATCAAGATATTGATTATGTGATAAAATCGCATCGTATCCATAAAGGGTTACATATGTTGACTTTTGAAGGTATCACTAATATTAATGATATTGAACATCTTAAAGGAGACGTTATTTATCAAGAACGAGACCATGATGATATTGAATTAGGGGAACATGAATTTTATTATTCAGATATTATTGGATGTACCGTTTTTGATGATCAAGAGACACCTATTGGTCGTGTTATCGATATTTTTGAAACAGGTGCTAATGACGTTTGGGTAGTTGAAGGAGCAAAAGAATATTTAATTCCTTATATTGCTGATGTTGTCAAAGATATTGATATTGATAATAAAAAAATCATTATTACTCCAATGGAAGGACTACTGGACTAA
- the trmD gene encoding tRNA (guanosine(37)-N1)-methyltransferase TrmD translates to MKIDYLTLFPEMFDGVLNHSILKRAQERELLQVNTVNFRDYSINKHNQVDDYPYGGGQGMVLKPEPVFNAMEDLAVSDNTRVILMCPQGEPFTQRKAEELSHAEHIVFICGHYEGYDERIRTNLVTDEISIGDYVLTGGELPAMTMTDAIVRLIPGVLGNEQSHQDDSFSDGLLEFPQYTRPREFKGLTVPDVLLSGNHAHIEQWRHEQKLIRTYHKRPDLLESYPLTKPDKDFLEKYKIELKKE, encoded by the coding sequence ATGAAAATTGATTATTTAACACTTTTTCCAGAAATGTTTGATGGTGTGCTGAATCATTCAATACTAAAAAGGGCTCAAGAAAGAGAATTGTTACAAGTCAATACGGTTAATTTTAGAGATTATTCAATTAATAAACATAATCAAGTAGATGACTATCCTTATGGTGGAGGTCAAGGTATGGTACTTAAACCAGAACCAGTATTTAATGCTATGGAAGATTTAGCAGTTAGTGACAATACACGTGTCATTTTAATGTGTCCACAAGGTGAACCGTTTACGCAACGTAAAGCAGAAGAATTAAGTCATGCCGAGCATATCGTATTCATTTGTGGTCACTATGAAGGTTATGACGAGCGCATAAGAACGAATTTAGTAACTGATGAAATTTCTATCGGAGATTATGTCTTAACTGGTGGAGAATTGCCTGCGATGACAATGACTGATGCAATTGTAAGGCTTATTCCTGGTGTGCTAGGGAACGAACAATCTCATCAAGATGATTCATTTTCAGATGGCTTGTTAGAATTTCCACAATACACTAGACCACGCGAATTTAAGGGATTAACAGTACCAGATGTTTTATTATCAGGAAATCATGCTCATATTGAACAATGGAGACATGAGCAAAAATTAATTCGTACTTATCATAAAAGACCTGATTTACTTGAAAGTTATCCGTTAACTAAACCAGACAAAGATTTTTTAGAAAAATATAAAATAGAATTGAAAAAAGAATAG
- the rplS gene encoding 50S ribosomal protein L19: MTNHKLIEAVTKSQLRTDLPNFRPGDTLRVHVRIIEGTRERIQVFEGVVIKRRGGGVSETFTVRKISSGVGVERTFPLHTPKIEKIEVKRRGKVRRAKLYYLRSLRGKAARIQEIR; encoded by the coding sequence ATGACAAACCATAAGTTAATTGAAGCAGTAACAAAATCACAATTACGTACGGATTTACCAAACTTCCGTCCAGGTGACACTTTACGTGTACACGTACGTATCATCGAAGGTACTCGTGAACGTATCCAAGTATTCGAAGGTGTTGTAATCAAACGTCGTGGTGGCGGAGTTTCTGAAACGTTTACAGTTCGTAAAATTTCATCAGGTGTTGGTGTGGAACGTACATTCCCATTACACACTCCAAAAATTGAAAAAATCGAAGTTAAACGTCGTGGTAAAGTACGTCGTGCTAAATTATATTACCTACGTAGTTTACGTGGTAAAGCTGCTAGAATTCAAGAAATTCGTTAA
- the rpsP gene encoding 30S ribosomal protein S16, with amino-acid sequence MAVKIRLTRLGSKRNPFYRIVVADARSPRDGRIIEQIGTYNPASVNAPEIKVDEELALKWLKDGAKPTDTVHNILSKEGIMKKFDEQKKAK; translated from the coding sequence ATGGCAGTTAAAATTCGTTTAACACGTTTAGGTTCAAAAAGAAATCCATTCTATCGTATCGTAGTTGCAGATGCACGTTCACCACGTGACGGTCGTATCATCGAACAAATCGGTACTTATAACCCAGCGAGCGTTAATGCTCCTGAAATTAAAGTTGATGAAGAGTTAGCTTTAAAATGGTTAAAAGATGGTGCGAAACCAACTGATACAGTTCACAATATCTTATCTAAAGAAGGTATTATGAAAAAATTCGACGAACAAAAGAAAGCTAAATAA